The Mycolicibacterium doricum genome includes a region encoding these proteins:
- a CDS encoding alpha/beta fold hydrolase yields the protein MTPVSVSTAKTVSFRGAEGLTLVGDEWNRGAESAAARPTVLMLHGGGQNRFSWKNTGQVLADAGLHVVALDSRGHGDSDRSPQANYSVETLCADTLEVLDQIGRPVALIGASMGGLTGILVARAAGPQRVTQLVLVDVVPRYEKDGSARIREFMFNHVHGFDTLDEAAEAVASYLPHRPKPKSPEGLKKNLRQRDGRWYWHWDPAFLTKPGDDPLIRVEKLEQAAVELTIPILLIRGKLSDVVSSEGVEEFLRLVPDAELVELSGAGHTAAGDDNDAFTDAVVGFVSR from the coding sequence GTGACGCCGGTGTCCGTGAGTACCGCAAAGACCGTGTCATTCCGGGGTGCAGAAGGGCTCACCCTGGTGGGCGACGAATGGAACCGCGGCGCCGAGTCGGCCGCCGCCAGGCCCACCGTGCTGATGTTGCACGGCGGCGGCCAGAACCGATTCTCGTGGAAGAACACCGGGCAGGTGCTGGCCGACGCCGGCCTGCACGTGGTCGCGCTCGACAGCCGGGGCCACGGCGACAGCGACCGCTCACCGCAGGCCAACTACTCGGTGGAGACGCTGTGCGCAGACACCCTGGAGGTGCTCGACCAGATCGGCAGGCCGGTGGCGCTTATCGGGGCCAGCATGGGCGGGCTGACCGGCATCCTCGTCGCCCGCGCGGCGGGCCCGCAGCGGGTCACGCAATTGGTGCTCGTCGACGTCGTGCCCCGCTACGAGAAGGACGGCAGCGCGCGCATCCGCGAGTTCATGTTCAACCACGTCCACGGGTTCGACACCCTGGACGAGGCCGCCGAGGCGGTGGCGTCCTACCTGCCGCACCGGCCCAAACCGAAGAGCCCGGAGGGGCTCAAGAAGAATCTGCGCCAGCGCGACGGGCGGTGGTACTGGCACTGGGATCCGGCATTCCTGACCAAACCCGGCGACGACCCGCTCATCCGGGTCGAGAAGCTCGAGCAGGCCGCGGTGGAGCTGACCATTCCGATTCTGCTCATCCGTGGCAAGCTCTCCGACGTGGTCAGTTCCGAAGGGGTGGAGGAGTTCCTGCGCCTGGTGCCCGATGCGGAGCTCGTCGAGCTGTCCGGAGCCGGGCACACCGCTGCCGGTGACGACAATGACGCGTTCACCGACGCTGTCGTCGGTTTCGTCAGCCGGTGA
- a CDS encoding WS/DGAT domain-containing protein, with amino-acid sequence MTARRLAAVDAQNLWMSAKIPNDQFLVYGFAGVPDDLPGTLAAVLDRARVCGDLRLRACDRGWLRYPQWVDGGVEESQVCTHAVGDWARCLAAITSLTAHQLDAGKSTWRLHVFAPVRGVPGVEGPGVVAVVQMSHALADGVRSAALAAWLFGKCTPMTAAPAIPGWETATLPVRAVRAARAHRQLMRDVEAGAVAAQADRRPALRSNSHPNGARSLRTVIRHRTELPDGTVTVAVLAAVSRAMADHLRGLGDDPATLGAEVPMASQGPRRAHNHFGNVGIGLHPELPYAERSTRIAGELAQRRQRAAHPAMSAAGLASAAVPAPLMRWGVAAFDPTVRSPTVIGNTVVSSVRRGAADLRFGGAPVVLTTGCPSLSPMMGLTHGIHGIGDTVAVSVHAAESAVGDVDAYVDRLADALDRHA; translated from the coding sequence ATGACGGCACGCCGGCTCGCGGCGGTCGACGCCCAGAACCTGTGGATGTCGGCCAAGATCCCGAACGACCAGTTCCTGGTCTACGGCTTCGCCGGGGTTCCGGACGACCTGCCCGGCACGCTGGCGGCAGTTCTGGACCGGGCCCGGGTCTGCGGGGATTTGCGGCTGCGGGCGTGCGACCGTGGGTGGCTGCGGTATCCGCAGTGGGTCGACGGCGGTGTCGAGGAAAGCCAGGTGTGCACGCACGCGGTCGGCGACTGGGCGAGGTGCCTCGCGGCGATCACCTCGCTCACCGCTCACCAGCTCGACGCGGGGAAGTCGACCTGGCGGCTGCACGTGTTCGCCCCCGTGCGCGGAGTGCCCGGAGTCGAGGGTCCTGGTGTGGTGGCGGTGGTGCAGATGTCGCACGCGCTTGCCGACGGCGTCCGCTCCGCGGCGCTGGCGGCGTGGTTGTTCGGCAAGTGCACACCGATGACCGCCGCACCGGCGATCCCGGGTTGGGAAACCGCGACACTCCCGGTGCGCGCGGTGCGCGCGGCTCGCGCCCACCGGCAGCTGATGCGCGATGTGGAAGCCGGAGCCGTCGCGGCGCAGGCTGATCGGCGTCCGGCCCTGCGAAGCAACAGCCACCCGAACGGCGCCCGAAGTCTGCGCACCGTGATCCGGCACCGCACCGAACTGCCGGACGGCACCGTCACCGTCGCGGTGCTGGCCGCCGTCTCGCGCGCCATGGCCGACCATCTGCGCGGTCTCGGCGACGACCCGGCCACGCTCGGCGCCGAAGTGCCGATGGCGAGCCAGGGGCCGCGCCGGGCGCACAACCACTTCGGCAACGTCGGCATCGGGCTGCACCCCGAGCTGCCGTACGCCGAGCGCAGCACCCGTATCGCCGGGGAGTTGGCCCAGCGCCGACAGCGGGCCGCCCACCCCGCCATGTCGGCCGCCGGCCTGGCGTCGGCCGCGGTCCCGGCGCCGTTGATGCGGTGGGGTGTCGCGGCATTCGACCCGACGGTGCGCTCACCGACGGTGATCGGGAACACGGTGGTGTCGAGCGTCCGCCGAGGCGCGGCCGACCTACGCTTCGGTGGTGCACCGGTGGTGCTGACGACCGGCTGCCCGTCGTTGTCGCCGATGATGGGCCTGACCCACGGCATCCACGGCATCGGTGACACCGTCGCGGTCAGTGTGCACGCGGCCGAGTCGGCCGTCGGAGATGTCGACGCCTACGTCGACCGGTTGGCCGATGCGCTGGACCGGCATGCTTAG
- a CDS encoding FadR/GntR family transcriptional regulator has product MARTTPLAPMIGAGPSTTAVRSPKTAELVAGTLRRMVVDGKLNEGDFLPNEAELMAHFGVSRPTLREAVRVLESERLVEVRRGSRTGARVRVPGPEIVARPAGLLLELSGATIADVMTARSGIEPMAVRLLTESGNAAAFDELEQTLDEHVAHSWQSGRLAETTGDFHRRMVELSGNATLTIMAGMLHEITVRHTAFAMKESNPPSKADYEKLMRSYRRLVQLMRSGDGAAAEAHWRKHLDTARALLLQGLETVKVRDVMG; this is encoded by the coding sequence GTGGCTCGAACGACACCGCTGGCCCCCATGATCGGGGCGGGCCCTTCGACGACCGCTGTTCGCTCCCCCAAGACAGCCGAGCTGGTCGCCGGGACCCTTCGCCGCATGGTCGTCGACGGCAAGCTCAACGAGGGCGACTTCCTGCCCAACGAAGCGGAGTTGATGGCCCACTTCGGCGTCAGCAGACCGACGCTGCGCGAGGCGGTGCGGGTGCTCGAATCCGAGCGCCTCGTCGAGGTCCGCCGCGGTTCGCGCACCGGCGCCCGAGTCCGGGTCCCCGGCCCGGAGATCGTCGCGCGTCCGGCGGGCCTGCTGCTGGAGTTGTCCGGCGCCACGATCGCCGACGTGATGACCGCCCGCTCCGGCATCGAACCCATGGCTGTGCGCCTGCTCACCGAATCGGGCAACGCCGCGGCCTTCGACGAGCTCGAGCAGACCCTCGACGAGCACGTCGCCCACAGCTGGCAGTCCGGCCGGCTCGCCGAGACGACCGGCGACTTCCACCGCCGCATGGTCGAGCTGTCGGGCAACGCCACGCTGACCATCATGGCTGGCATGCTGCACGAGATCACCGTGCGCCACACGGCGTTCGCGATGAAGGAGAGCAACCCGCCGTCGAAGGCCGACTACGAGAAGCTGATGCGCTCCTACCGCAGGCTGGTGCAGCTGATGCGATCCGGCGACGGCGCGGCAGCCGAGGCGCACTGGCGTAAACACCTCGACACCGCGCGCGCATTGCTGCTTCAGGGCCTGGAGACGGTCAAGGTCCGCGACGTGATGGGCTGA
- a CDS encoding crotonase/enoyl-CoA hydratase family protein gives MTETSTAPGALVERRGNVMVVTINRPEARNAVNSAVSIALGDALEEAQQDPDVWVVVVTGAGDKSFCAGADLKALSRGENLGHPDHPKWGFAGYVRHFIDKPTIAAVNGTALGGGTELVLASDLVVAGESAIFGLPEVKRGLIAAAGGVFRLVDQIPRKVALQMMFTGEPITSGEALRLGLVNEVVPDGEEGAVLDAALALAERITVNAPLAVQASKRVAMGADDGVVAADEPGWSRTMREVATVFATEDAKEGPLAFAQKRQPVWKAK, from the coding sequence GTGACCGAAACGTCCACCGCGCCGGGCGCTCTCGTCGAGCGCCGGGGCAACGTCATGGTCGTGACGATCAACCGGCCCGAGGCCCGCAACGCCGTCAATTCCGCCGTCTCCATCGCCCTGGGTGACGCGCTCGAGGAGGCGCAGCAGGACCCCGATGTCTGGGTGGTCGTGGTCACCGGGGCAGGAGACAAATCGTTCTGCGCCGGAGCCGATCTCAAGGCGCTGTCCCGCGGTGAGAACCTCGGTCACCCCGACCACCCCAAGTGGGGCTTCGCCGGGTACGTCCGTCACTTCATCGACAAGCCGACGATCGCGGCGGTCAACGGCACCGCGCTGGGAGGCGGTACCGAACTCGTGCTGGCAAGCGATCTCGTCGTCGCCGGTGAGAGTGCCATATTCGGTCTGCCGGAAGTGAAGCGAGGGCTGATCGCCGCTGCCGGCGGGGTCTTCCGCCTCGTCGACCAGATCCCACGCAAGGTCGCCTTGCAGATGATGTTCACCGGAGAGCCCATCACCTCCGGTGAGGCACTGCGGCTTGGCTTGGTCAACGAGGTCGTGCCCGACGGCGAAGAAGGCGCAGTGCTCGACGCCGCGCTGGCACTCGCCGAGCGGATCACCGTCAACGCGCCGCTGGCGGTTCAGGCCAGCAAGCGCGTGGCGATGGGCGCCGACGACGGCGTCGTGGCGGCCGACGAACCGGGTTGGTCACGCACCATGCGGGAAGTGGCAACGGTCTTCGCCACCGAAGATGCCAAGGAAGGACCGCTCGCGTTCGCGCAGAAGCGCCAGCCCGTCTGGAAAGCCAAGTAA
- a CDS encoding DoxX family protein, with the protein MTALDVGVLILRVVLGLTMAAHGYNKFFGGGRIPGTASWFDSIGMKPGMFHARVAATTEMAAGIGLAVGLLTPVPAAGFVALMLVAAWTVHRANGFFVVNQGWEYNLVLAAGAVAIPAIGPGRLSLDYALFHGTAMWDVVQGWWGLVIALALGLGGGIGQLVIFYRPPAKTGA; encoded by the coding sequence ATGACTGCCCTCGACGTCGGCGTTCTGATCCTGCGCGTGGTGCTGGGCCTGACCATGGCCGCGCACGGCTACAACAAGTTCTTCGGCGGCGGCCGGATCCCCGGCACCGCCAGCTGGTTCGACAGCATCGGCATGAAACCGGGCATGTTCCACGCCAGGGTCGCGGCGACCACGGAGATGGCCGCGGGCATCGGCCTGGCGGTCGGCCTGCTCACCCCGGTGCCCGCTGCTGGTTTCGTCGCGCTGATGCTGGTCGCCGCATGGACCGTGCACCGGGCCAACGGCTTCTTCGTCGTCAATCAGGGGTGGGAGTACAACCTCGTCCTCGCCGCGGGGGCCGTCGCCATCCCCGCCATCGGGCCGGGCAGGCTCAGCCTGGACTACGCGCTCTTCCACGGCACCGCGATGTGGGACGTGGTGCAGGGCTGGTGGGGTCTGGTGATCGCGCTGGCCCTCGGCCTCGGTGGCGGCATCGGGCAGCTGGTCATCTTCTACCGCCCACCGGCCAAGACCGGCGCCTGA
- the ychF gene encoding redox-regulated ATPase YchF, whose translation MGLNLGIVGLPNVGKSTLFNALTRNDVLAANYPFATIEPNEGVVALPDPRLDVLAKIFHSDKIVPAPVTFVDIAGIVKGASEGAGLGNKFLANIRECDAVCQVVRVFADDDVVHVDGKVDPESDIEIVETELILADMQTLEKAVPRLEKEVRTHKDRKPVLDAAVTAQEVLNSGTTLFGAGTDVSLLRELNLMTTKPFLYVFNADETVLTDEARKAELRELVAPADCVFLDAKIEAELQELDDESAAELLESIGQTERGLDALARAGFNTLKLQTFLTAGPKESRAWTIHQGDTAPKAAGVIHSDFEKGFIKAEIVSFDDLVEAGAMAAAKAAGKVRMEGKDYVMADGDVVEFRFGQASKTKQ comes from the coding sequence GTGGGGCTCAACCTGGGAATCGTCGGACTGCCGAATGTCGGTAAGTCGACTCTGTTCAACGCGCTGACGCGCAACGACGTGCTCGCGGCGAACTACCCGTTCGCGACGATCGAGCCCAACGAGGGTGTGGTTGCGCTGCCGGATCCCCGGCTCGACGTGCTGGCGAAGATCTTCCATTCCGACAAGATTGTGCCTGCGCCGGTGACGTTCGTCGACATCGCCGGCATCGTGAAGGGCGCTTCCGAGGGCGCCGGGCTGGGTAACAAGTTCCTGGCCAACATCCGCGAATGTGACGCTGTCTGTCAGGTGGTGCGCGTGTTCGCCGACGACGACGTCGTCCACGTCGACGGCAAGGTGGATCCCGAATCCGACATCGAGATCGTCGAGACGGAGCTGATCCTCGCCGACATGCAGACGCTGGAGAAGGCCGTGCCGCGGCTCGAGAAGGAAGTCCGCACGCACAAGGACCGCAAGCCGGTACTCGATGCGGCGGTCACGGCGCAGGAGGTGCTGAATTCGGGTACGACGCTGTTCGGGGCCGGAACGGACGTCAGCCTGCTGCGCGAGCTCAACTTGATGACGACCAAACCGTTCCTGTACGTGTTCAACGCCGATGAGACGGTGCTGACCGACGAGGCCCGCAAGGCCGAACTGCGCGAGCTGGTGGCCCCGGCGGACTGCGTGTTCCTCGACGCGAAGATCGAGGCAGAACTGCAGGAACTCGACGACGAGTCGGCGGCGGAGCTGCTCGAGTCGATCGGCCAGACCGAACGCGGACTCGATGCGCTGGCGCGCGCCGGGTTTAACACCTTGAAGCTGCAGACCTTCCTGACGGCCGGGCCCAAGGAGTCACGGGCGTGGACGATCCACCAGGGCGACACCGCGCCGAAGGCCGCCGGAGTGATCCACTCCGACTTCGAGAAGGGGTTCATCAAGGCGGAGATCGTGTCCTTCGACGATCTGGTGGAAGCCGGCGCGATGGCGGCTGCCAAGGCGGCGGGCAAAGTCCGCATGGAGGGCAAGGACTACGTGATGGCCGACGGTGACGTGGTGGAGTTCAGGTTCGGACAAGCGTCTAAGACCAAGCAGTAG
- a CDS encoding alpha/beta fold hydrolase produces MTPRWLDVATPAGQLRALVWGPAEGPIALCLHGFPDTAYGWRKLAPVLADAGWRVVAPFMRGYVPSSVPSDRSYHVGALMDDALRVHAAAGPTDRDVVIGHDWGAVAGTGLAAMPHSPFRRAVIMSVPPAAAFRPLGRVPDGLRLAAQLPRQTLRSWYIMYFQLPWLPDRSASWVVPRLWRQWSPGYHAAEDLRHVDAAIGARRRWRAALGYYRATVRNSRPPAQYAELHRYWLSAPALPTLYLHGRDDGCAGPEFTPWVERALPEGSAVAVVDNAGHFLALEEPDVVGHHILDFIGAAR; encoded by the coding sequence ATGACGCCGCGCTGGTTGGACGTGGCCACCCCTGCAGGGCAACTGCGGGCATTGGTCTGGGGCCCAGCGGAGGGCCCGATCGCGTTGTGCCTGCACGGCTTCCCCGACACCGCGTACGGATGGCGCAAGCTAGCCCCCGTGCTGGCCGACGCCGGCTGGCGGGTGGTGGCGCCGTTCATGCGCGGATACGTGCCGTCGTCGGTTCCGTCCGACCGCAGCTACCACGTGGGGGCGTTGATGGACGATGCCCTCCGCGTACACGCGGCGGCGGGGCCGACGGACCGCGACGTCGTCATCGGACACGACTGGGGCGCCGTCGCCGGTACCGGCCTGGCGGCGATGCCCCACAGCCCCTTCCGGCGGGCCGTCATCATGTCGGTGCCACCGGCCGCCGCGTTCCGCCCCCTCGGCCGTGTCCCGGACGGGTTGCGGCTGGCCGCCCAGCTGCCCCGGCAGACGCTGCGCAGCTGGTACATCATGTACTTCCAGCTGCCATGGCTGCCGGACCGGTCCGCGTCATGGGTGGTGCCCCGGCTGTGGCGACAGTGGTCGCCCGGCTACCACGCCGCCGAGGATCTGCGGCATGTCGATGCCGCCATCGGTGCGCGCCGGCGTTGGCGGGCCGCGCTGGGCTACTACCGCGCAACCGTCCGCAATTCGCGGCCGCCCGCACAGTATGCCGAGCTACATCGGTACTGGCTGTCAGCGCCGGCTCTGCCGACGCTGTACCTGCATGGGCGCGACGACGGTTGTGCCGGACCAGAGTTCACGCCCTGGGTGGAGCGGGCGCTGCCCGAGGGGAGCGCGGTCGCGGTGGTCGACAACGCCGGGCACTTCCTGGCGCTCGAAGAACCCGACGTGGTCGGTCACCACATCCTGGACTTCATCGGGGCCGCCCGCTGA
- a CDS encoding enoyl-CoA hydratase/isomerase family protein, with product MAPTLEYRDQIAVLTLGDDENRLSPGWLDAVNEKLDDIEEDAHGLVTTGLGKFYSNGLDLDWLTANGERTQWYVGRVQELFSRILTFPRPTVAAVNGHAFGAGSMLAIAHDYRVMRVDRGYFCFPEVDINIPFTVGMAAMIQAKLLPQTAVTAMTTGHRYGGPEAVSAALVDETAPEPEIVTAAAARLQPIIGKDPGTLSKIKSTMYASVTAALRTEQ from the coding sequence ATGGCGCCCACGCTCGAATACCGCGACCAGATCGCCGTGCTGACGCTCGGAGACGACGAGAACCGGCTCTCTCCGGGCTGGCTCGACGCCGTCAACGAGAAACTGGATGACATCGAGGAAGATGCTCACGGCCTCGTCACCACCGGGCTGGGGAAGTTCTACTCCAACGGTCTGGACCTCGACTGGCTGACGGCGAACGGTGAACGAACTCAGTGGTACGTCGGTCGAGTGCAGGAACTGTTCAGCCGCATCCTGACGTTTCCGCGGCCCACCGTCGCCGCCGTGAACGGCCATGCCTTCGGGGCGGGCTCCATGCTGGCGATCGCGCACGACTACCGCGTCATGCGCGTCGACCGAGGCTATTTCTGCTTTCCGGAGGTCGACATCAACATCCCATTTACTGTCGGCATGGCCGCAATGATCCAGGCCAAGCTCTTGCCGCAGACCGCCGTCACCGCGATGACCACCGGACACCGCTACGGCGGTCCGGAAGCAGTCAGCGCCGCGCTGGTCGACGAGACCGCCCCCGAACCGGAAATCGTCACTGCGGCAGCCGCTCGGCTCCAACCCATCATCGGCAAGGACCCGGGCACGTTGAGCAAGATCAAGTCGACGATGTACGCCAGTGTCACCGCAGCACTGCGCACAGAACAGTAG
- a CDS encoding acyl-CoA dehydrogenase family protein yields MKRTIYDAEHEAFRETVKEYIERELVPNHDRWENERIVDRSAYSAAGKYGLVGFNMPEEYGGGGSDDFRFNAVIDEEIAKAGVHGPALSLHNDVVGPYFKNLTNDEQKQRWLPGIASGETIIAVAMTEPGAGSDLAGIRTSAVRDGDDWILNGSKTFISSGINCDLCVVVARTDPEAGHKGFSLFVVERDMEGFNRGRKLDKMGLHSQDTSELHFENVRVPGANLLGKEGRGFYHLMTNLPSERLSIAISAIAGARAVFQETLQYAKDRKAFGQPIGSFQHNRFLLAEMETELEVTENYVDRCLQGVVDGELTAVEAAKAKWWATEVAKKVVDQCVQLHGGYGYMLEYRVARAYVDGRIQTIFGGTTEIMKEIIGRDLGV; encoded by the coding sequence ATGAAGCGAACGATCTACGACGCCGAACACGAGGCGTTCCGCGAGACGGTCAAGGAATACATCGAGCGTGAGCTCGTCCCCAACCACGACAGGTGGGAGAACGAACGCATCGTCGACCGCTCGGCGTACTCCGCGGCAGGCAAGTACGGGCTGGTCGGGTTCAACATGCCCGAGGAGTACGGCGGCGGCGGTTCGGACGACTTCCGGTTCAACGCCGTCATCGACGAGGAGATCGCGAAGGCCGGTGTGCACGGCCCCGCGCTGAGCCTGCACAACGACGTGGTCGGGCCCTACTTCAAGAACCTCACCAACGACGAGCAGAAGCAGCGTTGGCTGCCCGGCATCGCCAGCGGCGAGACGATCATCGCGGTTGCCATGACCGAACCGGGCGCGGGCAGCGACCTGGCCGGCATCCGCACCTCGGCGGTGCGTGACGGCGACGACTGGATCCTCAACGGCTCCAAGACCTTCATCTCATCGGGCATCAACTGCGACCTGTGCGTCGTCGTGGCCCGGACCGACCCGGAAGCCGGGCACAAGGGCTTCTCGCTGTTCGTGGTCGAGCGCGACATGGAGGGTTTCAACCGAGGTCGCAAGCTCGACAAGATGGGTCTGCACAGCCAGGACACCTCGGAGCTGCACTTCGAGAACGTGCGGGTGCCGGGCGCCAATCTCCTCGGTAAGGAGGGTCGCGGTTTCTACCACCTGATGACCAACCTGCCGTCGGAGCGGCTGTCGATCGCCATCTCGGCGATCGCCGGGGCCCGTGCGGTGTTCCAGGAGACGCTGCAGTACGCCAAAGACCGCAAGGCGTTCGGCCAGCCGATCGGCAGTTTTCAGCACAACCGCTTCCTGCTCGCCGAGATGGAGACAGAGCTTGAAGTCACCGAGAACTACGTCGACCGCTGCCTGCAGGGCGTCGTCGACGGGGAGCTGACCGCGGTCGAGGCGGCCAAGGCGAAATGGTGGGCCACCGAGGTCGCCAAGAAGGTCGTCGACCAGTGCGTGCAGCTACACGGTGGTTACGGCTACATGCTCGAGTACCGTGTCGCGCGCGCCTACGTCGACGGACGCATCCAGACCATCTTCGGTGGCACCACCGAGATCATGAAGGAGATCATCGGCCGCGACTTGGGGGTCTAG
- a CDS encoding DUF6542 domain-containing protein, protein MSGQRARSAVPADHRSVHPFLPGLPWWGAVVLAFTVTAVGFAFDAGSGSRELGFVFSACYVLGCLLAVLAVRQSGIFTAVIQPPLLLFVTVPGAYFLFHSSEIHGLKDLAINCGYPLIERFPLMFFTSAATLLVGMGRWYLGMSSRRATATSATAATKEKSEAGPTTAAASGLVSKLKRKVSGVLAAPAAPATDDAADHEPPPRSRGAQRPRRTARPAAERTRSGRDTARGAAARKPAERTPSRSRHSRPPETEIIEPVVDRPRRSRSTPRTPDTPEPRRRPRAQASREARETREPREARKMPPQRRSTYERPERRSERRSRVEGYQPYEPYGPLEPHTPNGSSSYHPVSRVRYRGAEDDDERTGDHSRTRARRSWEADAWEYDVWPSARD, encoded by the coding sequence GTGTCAGGACAGCGCGCACGGTCGGCAGTGCCGGCCGACCACCGCTCTGTGCACCCCTTTCTCCCGGGGCTGCCGTGGTGGGGTGCAGTGGTGCTCGCGTTCACCGTCACCGCGGTCGGTTTCGCCTTCGACGCCGGTTCGGGCAGCCGAGAGCTCGGTTTCGTCTTCTCTGCCTGCTACGTGCTCGGCTGCCTGCTCGCCGTACTCGCCGTCCGCCAGTCGGGCATCTTCACCGCGGTGATCCAGCCGCCGCTGCTGCTGTTCGTCACCGTGCCGGGCGCGTACTTCCTATTCCACAGCTCTGAGATCCACGGCCTCAAGGACCTGGCGATCAACTGCGGGTATCCGCTCATCGAGCGGTTCCCGCTGATGTTCTTCACCTCCGCGGCGACCCTGCTCGTCGGGATGGGCCGCTGGTATCTGGGGATGTCGTCGCGCCGGGCGACGGCCACATCGGCGACGGCCGCCACCAAGGAAAAATCCGAGGCGGGTCCTACAACTGCGGCGGCCAGCGGACTGGTCTCGAAGCTCAAGCGCAAGGTGTCCGGCGTCCTCGCCGCACCCGCCGCACCCGCCACCGACGACGCCGCAGACCACGAGCCGCCACCCCGCAGCCGCGGCGCCCAACGGCCACGGCGCACCGCCAGACCAGCCGCCGAGCGGACACGTTCGGGCCGTGACACCGCACGCGGCGCAGCGGCACGCAAACCGGCCGAACGCACGCCGTCACGTTCGCGGCACAGCCGCCCGCCCGAGACCGAGATCATCGAACCGGTCGTCGACCGACCGCGCCGGTCCCGCTCGACGCCGCGCACCCCGGACACCCCCGAGCCGCGCCGGCGGCCCCGTGCCCAGGCGTCGCGTGAAGCCCGGGAGACCCGCGAACCGCGCGAGGCCCGCAAGATGCCGCCGCAACGCCGCTCCACCTATGAACGGCCCGAACGGCGGTCGGAACGCCGCAGCCGCGTCGAGGGCTACCAACCGTACGAGCCCTATGGGCCGCTGGAACCGCACACTCCCAACGGCAGCTCGAGCTACCACCCGGTCTCGCGGGTGCGCTACCGCGGCGCGGAGGACGACGACGAGCGCACCGGGGACCACAGCCGCACCCGTGCGCGACGCAGCTGGGAAGCCGACGCCTGGGAGTACGACGTCTGGCCTTCAGCCCGCGACTGA
- a CDS encoding thiolase family protein, translating to MAEAVIVEAVRSPVGKRNGGLSGVHPAELSAQVLNGLVQRAGVDPALVDDVIWGCVMQAGEQAVDIGRTAVLTAGWPDSVPGVTVDRQCGSSQQSVHFAAAGVVAGHYDVVVAGGVESMSRTPMGASLANGGNPFPQGFKDRYQQTPNQGVGAEMIAEQWGFSRTDLDQFSLNSHEKAAAAQDAGAFDDQIVAIKDSEGNAVLKDEGIRRGTTLEKMGQLKPAFKEDGVIHAGNSSQISDGSAALLFMSAEKAKELGLKPLAKVHTAVLAAADPVIMLTAPIPATQKALKRSGLTIDQIGAFEVNEAFAPVPMSWLKDIGADEKKLNPNGGAIALGHPLGGSGARIMTTLLYHMRDNGIQYGLQTMCEGGGQANATILELL from the coding sequence ATGGCTGAAGCCGTCATCGTCGAGGCAGTGCGGTCGCCCGTCGGCAAGCGCAACGGTGGGCTGTCGGGGGTGCATCCGGCCGAACTGTCCGCCCAGGTGCTCAACGGGCTGGTGCAGCGCGCGGGTGTCGACCCGGCGCTCGTGGACGACGTGATCTGGGGCTGCGTCATGCAGGCCGGCGAGCAGGCTGTCGACATCGGCCGCACCGCTGTGCTGACCGCCGGCTGGCCCGACAGCGTGCCGGGCGTGACTGTCGACCGGCAGTGCGGATCCAGCCAGCAGTCGGTGCACTTCGCCGCCGCCGGTGTGGTGGCCGGGCACTACGACGTGGTCGTCGCCGGCGGTGTCGAGTCGATGTCGCGGACCCCGATGGGCGCGTCGCTGGCCAACGGCGGCAACCCCTTCCCGCAGGGCTTCAAGGACCGCTACCAGCAGACCCCGAACCAGGGTGTCGGCGCCGAGATGATCGCCGAGCAGTGGGGCTTCAGCCGCACCGATCTCGACCAGTTCTCCCTGAACTCACACGAGAAGGCCGCCGCCGCGCAGGATGCCGGCGCGTTCGACGATCAAATCGTGGCGATCAAGGACTCCGAAGGAAATGCCGTTCTCAAGGATGAGGGCATCCGTCGCGGCACCACGCTGGAGAAGATGGGTCAGCTCAAGCCGGCTTTCAAGGAGGACGGCGTGATCCACGCGGGGAACTCCTCGCAGATCTCCGACGGCTCGGCGGCGCTGCTGTTCATGTCCGCCGAGAAAGCCAAGGAACTCGGTCTCAAGCCGCTGGCGAAGGTGCACACCGCGGTGCTCGCCGCTGCCGACCCGGTCATCATGCTCACCGCGCCGATCCCGGCGACCCAGAAGGCGCTCAAGCGGTCCGGACTCACCATCGACCAGATCGGCGCGTTCGAGGTGAACGAGGCGTTCGCTCCGGTTCCCATGTCGTGGCTCAAGGACATCGGCGCCGACGAGAAGAAGCTCAACCCCAATGGCGGCGCGATCGCGCTCGGCCACCCGCTCGGCGGTTCGGGTGCGCGCATCATGACCACGTTGCTCTACCACATGCGCGACAACGGCATTCAGTACGGCCTGCAGACCATGTGTGAGGGCGGCGGCCAGGCCAACGCCACCATCCTCGAGCTGCTGTGA